The following proteins are encoded in a genomic region of Candidatus Alcyoniella australis:
- the rpmG gene encoding 50S ribosomal protein L33, whose amino-acid sequence MRDIVTLACTECKRRNYTTTKNKKRTQGKLEFKKYCRFDKRHTLHKETK is encoded by the coding sequence ATGCGCGATATCGTTACTCTTGCGTGCACCGAGTGTAAGCGCCGAAACTACACGACTACAAAAAATAAGAAGCGGACTCAAGGCAAGCTCGAGTTTAAAAAGTACTGCCGCTTCGACAAGCGCCATACGTTGCACAAGGAAACCAAATAG
- the tuf gene encoding elongation factor Tu (EF-Tu; promotes GTP-dependent binding of aminoacyl-tRNA to the A-site of ribosomes during protein biosynthesis; when the tRNA anticodon matches the mRNA codon, GTP hydrolysis results; the inactive EF-Tu-GDP leaves the ribosome and release of GDP is promoted by elongation factor Ts; many prokaryotes have two copies of the gene encoding EF-Tu) — translation RDDIERGQVLAKPGSITPHTEFSSEVYVLSKEEGGRHTPFFNGYRPQFYFRTTDVTGVVTLKEGVEMVMPGENTEVDVKLITPIAMEEGLRFAIREGGRTVGAGVITKIKA, via the coding sequence AGCGCGACGATATCGAGCGCGGCCAGGTATTGGCCAAGCCCGGTTCGATCACGCCGCATACGGAGTTCAGCTCCGAGGTTTACGTATTGAGCAAAGAGGAGGGTGGTCGTCACACTCCGTTTTTCAACGGTTACCGTCCGCAGTTTTACTTCCGCACCACCGACGTCACGGGCGTGGTGACGCTGAAGGAAGGCGTCGAGATGGTAATGCCGGGCGAGAATACAGAGGTCGACGTCAAGTTGATCACGCCGATTGCGATGGAAGAGGGCCTGCGTTTCGCGATCCGCGAGGGCGGCCGCACAGTGGGCGCCGGCGTCATCACCAAGATCAAGGCCTAA